A part of Aegilops tauschii subsp. strangulata cultivar AL8/78 chromosome 2, Aet v6.0, whole genome shotgun sequence genomic DNA contains:
- the LOC109773205 gene encoding homeobox-DDT domain protein RLT3 produces the protein MMAKGFLAKSDNAGTKKSPLQIQMLESFYSEVQYPNPEDVTEYAASVGLTYNQVRIWFKDRRRKERRHMEAAEVHMETQASARSNWPRCSSSRSSNSSQSPMQDTTGHQSYQDQSVLKKRKIMSPTAQRSTLPFENNDPVRKHGKGKGLMTVWHAMYSQTAEIQDCSSFIDESGCLRSLRPFEDCGGKLAQRQTLPRKKVNKKSRPPPSKRKVPCGRVTDLTEHPSVECHLSVDESESSELRTEQATLVDDEELELSELQAGPNLLRCSAHLSSTGRHGCPLCKDLLARFPPPSVRMKQPFPTKPWESSPEMVKKLFQVVRFVYTHFGSMDVHPFTFDEFAQAFHDKDSSLLGKVHVSLLKLLMLNTERGSSSVFVPRSSKDSRFLSFLNFVREQEFDVNFWIKSLNSLTWVEILRQVLVASGFGSDHHMLNRNFFNKEKNQMVKYGLRPRTLKGELFALLSKKGSGGLKVAELAKSPQIIGLNLSGASEVEQLIFSTLSSDITLFEKIAPSAYRLRVDPRIKGKEDPRSDTEDSGTVDDDRDASSSGDESDGPQESYAEHESRIVRWRQKNVHKNMNKCSEIDESYSGERWLLGLMEGEYSDLSIDEKLDCLVALIDVVSGAGSVPRLEEPQSVLSSIQRAQSHASGGKIKKCTRTIYQSSDEYLNRPGSSHSFDSSMQGQSGSLRSRDYIAYSGANESPTGFAHQPQIVLLGSDRRYNNYWLFLGPCRADDPGHRRVYFESSEDGHWEVIDSPQDLLSLLSVLDIRGTREAHLLASMKKRQSCLFEGMKKHLEDGCVVALTASSDSSHSETSSGNRYSPKPSSGDGASPLSDIDSASVPTYLAGNLQNASSAIGIEVGRRSDEKMSKWERLQALDKWIWTSFYSSLTAVKCGKRSFKESLVHCESCHDLYWRDEKHCRICHSTFEVGFDLEERYAIHVATCREPEDLYDVPNHKVLPSQLQALKAAIHAIEALMPTAAFAGLWMKSSHNLWVKRLRRTSSLPELLQVLVDFVGAIDEDWLYQSSSVVSFSSYLDDITVYFQTMPQTTSAVALWVVKLDALIAPHFAQADSGRGLGKGSIQTRSQACLR, from the exons ATGATGGCCAAAGGATTTCTAGCCAAGAGCGATAATGCAGGGACAAAGAAATCTCCCCTGCAAATCCAGATGCTGGAGAGTTTTTATTCTG AGGTACAATATCCGAATCCGGAGGACGTGACAGAGTACGCGGCATCTGTTGGTTTGACTTACAACCAGGTCAGAATATGGTTCAAAGATCGGAGGCGGAAAGAGAGGAGGCACATGGAAGCTGCAGAGGTTCACATGGAAACACAAGCTAGTGCAAGATCAAATTGGCCTAGATGTAGCAGCAGCAGGTCTTCCAATTCAAGTCAATCTCCAATGCAAG ATACCACAGGACATCAATCCTACCAGGATCAAAGCGTTTTGAAGAAGAGAAAG ATCATGTCGCCTACTGCTCAGAGATCCACTTTGCCATTTGAGAACAATGATCCTGTGAGGAAGCATGGAAAGGGCAAAGGTCTAATGACAGTGTGGCATGCAATGTATTCCCAAACTGCAGAAATTCAAGATTGCTCCAGTTTCATTGATGAAAGCGGTTGCTTGAGGTCACTGAGACCATTCGAAGATTGTGGTGGAAAGCTTGCCCAA AGACAAACTTTGCCACGGAAGAAAGTAAACAAAAAGAGTAGACCTCCACCGAGTAAAAGAAAA GTGCCATGTGGCAGAGTTACTGATTTGACGGAGCATCCTTCAGTGGAGTGCCATCTTTCAGTTGATGAATCAGAATCCTCAGAACTACGAACTGAACAAGCTACTTTAGTTGATGATGAGGAGCTTGAGCTCAGTGAGTTACAAGCAGGTCCTAATCTGTTAAGATGTTCAGCTCATCTTTCTTCCACTGGGAGACATGGCTGCCCCCTTTGTAAAG ATTTACTTGCCAGGTTTCCTCCACCAAGTGTCAGGATGAAACAACCATTTCCCACAAAACCTTGGGAGTCATCACCTGAAATGGTGAAAAAGCTCTTCCAG GTTGTCCGGTTTGTCTACACACATTTTGGTAGTATGGATGTTCATCCCTTTACGTTTGATGAGTTTGCACAAGCATTCCATGACAAG GACTCCTCGTTGTTGGGGAAAGTACATGTCAGTCTTCTCAAGCTACTTATGTTAAACACAGAAAGGGGCAGCAGCAGTGTGTTTGTTCCAAGATCGTCTAAAGATAGCAGATTCTTAAGCTTTCTGAACTTT GTTAGAGAACAAGAATTCGATGTGAATTTTTGGATCAAATCCCTGAATTCTCTTACTTGGGTTGAAATACTACGCCAGGTTCTGGTTGCTTCAGGTTTTGGTTCAGATCATCATATGCTGAATCGGAATTTCTTTAACAAG GAAAAAAATCAAATGGTTAAATATGGGTTACGTCCTCGTACACTGAAAGGTGAATTGTTTGCACTATTGTCTAAGAAAGGAAGCGGTGGGTTAAAGGTTGCTGAACTTGCCAAATCACCACAG ATTATTGGTCTTAATCTCTCTGGTGCATCAGAAGTAGAGCAGCTTATTTTCTCAACTCTCTCTAGTGACATCACATTGTTTGAGAAGATTGCGCCTTCTGCATATCGTCTCCGTGTTGATCCTCGGATTAAAGGCAAAGAAGATCCTAGATCAGATACCGAGGATTCTGGAACTGTTGATGATGATAGGGATGCTAGCAGCAGTGGTGATGAATCTGATGGTCCACAAGAGAGTTATGCTGAGCATGAAAGTAGAATTGTCAGGTGGAGACAGAAAAACGTACATAAAAATATGAATAAATGCAGTGAAATTGATGAAAGTTATTCTGGAGAACGATGGCTTCTGGGGTTGATGGAAGGCGAGTACTCAGACCTAAGCATCGATGAGAAGTTGGATTGCTTGGTTGCTTTGATAGATGTTGTTTCTGGTGCTGGTTCTGTCCCAAGGCTTGAG GAACCACAAAGTGTCCTGTCTAGCATACAGAGAGCACAGTCGCATGCGTCAGGTGGGAAGATAAAGAAGTGTACAAGAACCATTTATCAATCTAGTGATGAGTACTTAAATAGACCAGGAAGCTCGCACAGTTTTGATTCTTCTATGCAAGGACAATCAGGAAGCCTGAGGAGTCGGGATTACATTGCTTACTCTGGAGCTAACGAATCACCCACAGGATTTGCACATCAGCCACAAATTGTTCTCTTAGGATCAGATCGCAGATATAACAATTACTGGCTCTTCCTTGGCCCTTGTAGAGCAGATGATCCAGGGCACCGTAGGGTTTACTTTGAATCCTCAGAAGATGGTCACTGGGAAGTGATAGATTCACCACAG GATTTACTCTCGCTATTGTCTGTCCTAGACATCAGAGGCACCAGGGAAGCTCATCTTCTTGCATCAATGAAAAAGAGGCAATCATGTCTTTTTGAAGGCATGAAAAAACACTTGGAAGATGGGTGTGTAGTTGCGCTCACAGCATCATCTGATTCTTCTCATTCCGAGACAAGCAGTGGAAACAGATATTCACCCAAGCCAAGTAGTGGAGATGGAGCTTCACCCCTATCAGACATTGACAGTGCTTCTGTTCCAACATATCTAGCTGGTAATCTTCAAAATGCATCATCTGCAATAGGAATTGAAGTTGGGAGGAGAAGTGATGAGAAGATGTCAAAGTGGGAAAGGTTGCAAGCGTTAGATAAATGGATCTGGACTTCTTTCTATTCTTCTCTCACTGCTGTTAAGTGTGGCAAGAGATCATTTAAGGAATCACTCGTTCATTGTGAAAGTTGTCATGATCTGTATTGGAGAGATGAAAAACATTGCAGAATATGCCACTCTACTTTTGAGGTTGGTTTTGATCTTGAAGAAAGATATGCTATACATGTGGCAACATGCAGGGAGCCTGAGGATTTGTACGATGTGCCAAATCATAAAGTTCTTCCTTCGCAGCTACAGGCACTTAAAGCAGCCATTCATGCTATTGAG GCACTTATGCCTACGGCAGCTTTTGCTGGTTTGTGGATGAAGTCTTCGCACAACCTGTGGGTTAAGCGGCTGCGACGAACATCATCATTACCCGAGCTTTTGCAG GTTCTTGTTGATTTTGTTGGGGCAATTGATGAGGATTGGTTGTACCAAAGCTCATCAGTAGTAAGCTTTAGTTCATATCTGGATGACATTACTGTATACTTCCAAACGATGCCACAAACGACGTCTGCAGTTGCACTCTGGGTTGTCAAATTGGATGCTCTCATTGCACCTCATTTCGCACAAGCTGATTCTGGCAGAGGATTAGGCAAAGGGTCCATACAGACAA GATCGCAGGCATGCTTGAGATAG